The Prosthecobacter vanneervenii genome has a segment encoding these proteins:
- a CDS encoding sialate O-acetylesterase encodes MRRTFLLHLLSVIITTGAVAQDAALPAKDKFFLFLLVGQSNMAGRGVVEEQDKVVNLNVLMLSKEGKWVPAMDPMHFDKPAAGVGLGKTFGQIIAKANPGVKIGLIPCAVGGSPIDTWKPGVYYPATKSHPWDDMVKRVETALPAGTLKGILWHQGESDSSTGLAENYRPKLEDLVQRLRTLVKAPDVPFIAGQMGMFDGVPWNPEKGLVDKATRELAKEVPHMAFVTAEGLNHKGDKVHFDSAAYRELGKRYAAAYLKMTK; translated from the coding sequence ATGCGCCGCACTTTTCTCCTTCATCTGCTCTCTGTCATCATCACCACCGGCGCTGTGGCGCAGGACGCTGCGCTGCCAGCGAAGGACAAGTTTTTCCTCTTCCTGCTGGTGGGCCAGTCCAACATGGCAGGCCGTGGCGTGGTGGAGGAGCAGGACAAGGTGGTGAACCTTAACGTGCTGATGCTGAGCAAGGAGGGCAAGTGGGTGCCTGCGATGGACCCGATGCACTTTGACAAGCCGGCGGCGGGTGTGGGCCTGGGCAAGACCTTTGGGCAGATCATCGCCAAGGCGAACCCGGGCGTGAAGATCGGCCTGATCCCCTGCGCGGTGGGCGGGTCACCCATCGACACGTGGAAGCCGGGGGTGTACTACCCCGCGACGAAGAGCCACCCGTGGGATGACATGGTGAAGCGGGTGGAGACGGCGCTGCCTGCGGGCACGCTCAAGGGCATCCTGTGGCATCAGGGAGAAAGCGACAGCAGCACGGGGCTGGCGGAGAACTACAGGCCCAAGCTGGAGGATCTGGTGCAGCGCCTGCGCACGCTGGTGAAAGCTCCGGACGTTCCCTTCATCGCCGGGCAGATGGGGATGTTTGATGGCGTGCCGTGGAATCCGGAAAAGGGACTGGTGGACAAGGCGACGCGCGAGCTGGCCAAGGAGGTGCCGCACATGGCCTTTGTGACTGCCGAGGGGCTGAACCACAAAGGTGACAAGGTGCACTTTGATTCCGCAGCGTACCGCGAACTGGGCAAACGCTACGCGGCAGCGTATCTGAAGATGACCAAGTGA
- a CDS encoding LamG-like jellyroll fold domain-containing protein produces MMRIFLPLLALSFTTSLHAEFKAGAAIIDITPPKLPVLVNGGMLSRYVDKINTRVNARAIVVADGKEQIAIVVADSCMMSREVLDDAKKMAAAKTGIPADHMLISATHAHSAPASMGCLGTDADPSYTPFLKEKLVEAIATAQSKMVPSCVGFGKADAAEFTALRQWIRRPDRLAEDPFGNKSVRANMHAGRNWDDVTGESGPEDPDLTLISIQTKEGKPLAVLANFSMHYFGDKDISADYFGLFSDGLAKRIDPEGKMVGIMSHGCSGDIYRVDYKVPEKDRPKPTIDEYTSGLLDIAQKAYAQIKYSVPETVAMAETRMTLKYRTPDKQRLEWAQRVVAEMGDRLAKTPTEVYAREQILLNERQQTEIVVQALRIGEIGVATTPNETYAITGLKIKAASPLKDTMVIELANGGDGYIPPPEMHAWGGYNTWAARSAGLEVNAEPKIGAAAIAALERVSGKPRREWKLSEGAATKAVLALKPAAYWRLNEFAGPVAADASTHGHDATYERDVAYYLDGPHAAAFCAGGEVNRAPHLVGARIRSRFAELGDQYSVSFWCWNGMPNEARDTSGWLFSRGHDHALNLLGDHLGVGGKSGNTGRLIFFSGADDKAAVAGKTELPRWQWQHLVLVREGNKVRVYLNGALELEAESSAGGAMRPADFFFGGRCDNESSWEGRLDEIAVFDRALGAKEIGKLGVK; encoded by the coding sequence ATGATGCGCATCTTTCTTCCACTGCTTGCACTGTCGTTCACGACCTCCCTCCATGCTGAATTCAAGGCGGGGGCGGCGATCATCGACATCACCCCGCCAAAGCTGCCGGTGCTGGTAAATGGCGGCATGTTGAGCCGCTATGTGGACAAGATCAACACGCGGGTGAATGCGCGTGCGATTGTGGTGGCGGATGGAAAGGAGCAGATCGCCATCGTGGTGGCAGACAGCTGCATGATGAGCCGCGAGGTGCTGGATGACGCCAAGAAGATGGCTGCGGCAAAGACGGGCATCCCAGCGGATCACATGCTGATCTCCGCCACGCACGCGCACTCGGCACCGGCCTCGATGGGCTGCCTGGGCACGGATGCGGACCCGAGCTACACGCCCTTTTTGAAAGAAAAGCTGGTGGAGGCGATCGCCACGGCACAGTCAAAAATGGTGCCATCTTGTGTCGGATTTGGCAAAGCGGACGCGGCGGAGTTCACCGCGCTGCGGCAGTGGATTCGCCGCCCGGACCGGCTGGCGGAGGACCCCTTTGGCAACAAGTCGGTGCGGGCCAACATGCATGCCGGCCGGAACTGGGATGACGTGACCGGCGAGTCCGGACCGGAGGACCCGGACCTGACGCTGATATCGATCCAGACGAAGGAGGGCAAGCCGCTGGCGGTGCTGGCGAATTTCTCGATGCACTACTTTGGGGACAAGGACATCAGCGCGGACTACTTTGGGCTCTTCTCCGACGGGCTGGCGAAGCGGATTGATCCTGAGGGGAAGATGGTGGGGATCATGTCGCACGGGTGCAGCGGAGACATCTACCGGGTGGACTACAAGGTGCCGGAGAAGGACCGGCCGAAGCCGACCATTGATGAATACACGAGCGGGCTGCTGGACATCGCGCAGAAGGCTTATGCGCAGATCAAGTACAGCGTACCGGAGACGGTGGCGATGGCCGAGACGCGGATGACGCTGAAGTATCGCACGCCGGACAAGCAGCGGCTGGAGTGGGCGCAGCGTGTGGTGGCGGAGATGGGGGACCGGCTGGCGAAGACGCCGACGGAGGTGTATGCGCGGGAGCAGATTCTTTTGAATGAGAGGCAGCAGACGGAGATCGTGGTGCAGGCGCTGCGGATCGGGGAGATCGGGGTGGCGACGACGCCGAATGAGACCTACGCGATCACGGGGCTGAAGATCAAGGCAGCGAGCCCGCTGAAGGACACGATGGTGATCGAGCTGGCGAATGGTGGCGACGGCTACATCCCGCCGCCGGAGATGCATGCATGGGGCGGCTACAACACGTGGGCGGCGAGGTCTGCGGGACTGGAGGTGAATGCGGAGCCGAAGATCGGTGCGGCGGCGATCGCGGCGCTGGAGCGTGTGAGCGGCAAGCCGCGCCGTGAGTGGAAGCTGAGCGAGGGCGCTGCAACGAAGGCGGTGCTGGCGCTGAAGCCTGCGGCGTACTGGCGGCTGAATGAGTTTGCGGGGCCCGTGGCGGCGGATGCGAGCACGCATGGGCATGATGCCACGTATGAGCGGGATGTGGCCTACTATCTGGACGGTCCGCATGCGGCGGCCTTTTGCGCCGGAGGCGAGGTGAACCGCGCACCGCATCTGGTGGGGGCACGCATCCGCTCACGGTTTGCAGAGCTGGGGGATCAGTACAGTGTTTCCTTCTGGTGCTGGAACGGGATGCCGAATGAGGCACGCGATACCAGCGGCTGGTTGTTTTCACGCGGGCATGATCACGCGCTGAATCTGCTGGGAGATCACCTGGGCGTGGGTGGCAAGAGCGGCAACACGGGCAGGCTGATCTTCTTCAGCGGTGCGGATGACAAGGCGGCCGTGGCAGGAAAGACGGAGCTGCCGCGCTGGCAGTGGCAGCATTTGGTGCTGGTGCGGGAAGGAAACAAGGTGCGTGTGTATCTGAATGGCGCGCTGGAGCTGGAGGCTGAGAGCAGCGCGGGTGGCGCAATGCGGCCTGCGGATTTCTTCTTTGGCGGACGCTGTGACAATGAGTCGAGCTGGGAGGGGCGGCTGGATGAGATCGCGGTGTTTGACCGGGCGCTGGGGGCGAAGGAGATCGGGAAGCTAGGGGTGAAGTGA
- a CDS encoding alpha/beta hydrolase, with amino-acid sequence MPSLRFSFLCALGLMAGAPLSAQQPAAPAPTQANVPYGKHAKQVLDFYQAKAADGGATPLLFFVHGGGWMTGDKVNPDFLKQCLDDGISVASINYRFIPDAQAEGITPPVKACLDDSARALQFVRSKAAEWHIDKNRIGGCGGSAGGFTVLWLGFSPDMADPKSTDPIAHESTRLKCVLAFVPQTTLDPKQMKDWIPNLDYGPHAFGLGSMQEFLDKRESLMPWIERFSPYALASKDDPPVLLFYDSVADLGKPPAKDPVHSGNFGAGIADKLKAEGIEHEINYNNDYGHMKYPNLFSFLKEKLGR; translated from the coding sequence ATGCCTTCACTCCGTTTTTCTTTTCTTTGTGCGCTCGGCCTGATGGCTGGCGCTCCGCTTTCCGCACAGCAGCCCGCCGCGCCTGCGCCGACTCAGGCCAATGTGCCGTATGGCAAGCATGCGAAGCAGGTGCTGGATTTTTACCAGGCCAAGGCGGCGGACGGCGGTGCGACTCCCCTGCTCTTCTTTGTGCATGGCGGCGGTTGGATGACGGGAGACAAGGTGAACCCGGACTTTCTCAAGCAATGCCTGGATGACGGGATCTCGGTGGCGTCGATCAACTACCGCTTCATCCCGGATGCGCAGGCGGAAGGAATCACGCCGCCGGTTAAGGCGTGTCTGGATGACTCGGCGCGGGCGCTGCAGTTTGTGCGCAGCAAGGCGGCGGAGTGGCACATTGACAAGAACCGCATCGGCGGCTGCGGTGGCTCGGCAGGCGGATTCACGGTGCTGTGGCTGGGATTCTCCCCTGACATGGCGGACCCGAAAAGTACTGATCCGATCGCGCATGAGTCCACGCGGCTGAAGTGTGTGCTGGCCTTTGTGCCGCAGACCACACTGGACCCGAAGCAGATGAAGGACTGGATTCCCAACCTCGATTACGGCCCACACGCGTTTGGTCTGGGGAGCATGCAGGAGTTTCTGGACAAGCGGGAGAGTCTGATGCCGTGGATTGAGCGCTTCTCCCCGTATGCGCTGGCCAGCAAGGATGATCCGCCGGTGCTGCTGTTTTATGACAGCGTCGCGGACCTGGGCAAGCCGCCAGCGAAAGACCCGGTGCACTCCGGCAACTTCGGCGCGGGGATCGCGGACAAGCTGAAGGCCGAGGGGATCGAGCACGAGATCAACTACAACAACGACTACGGGCACATGAAGTACCCGAACCTATTTTCGTTTTTGAAGGAGAAGCTGGGGAGGTAG
- a CDS encoding addiction module protein: protein MTATFNAVLEQALQLPAGERSRIAARLIESVDDADDVEMSPAWSAEIENRMESIRQGTATLVAHDEVMAGVRRKLAAQSVAKQA, encoded by the coding sequence ATGACCGCGACCTTTAACGCTGTTCTGGAACAGGCTCTCCAGTTGCCTGCCGGAGAACGTTCCCGCATCGCCGCCCGGCTCATTGAGAGTGTGGATGATGCCGACGATGTGGAGATGAGTCCGGCTTGGAGTGCGGAAATTGAAAACCGCATGGAATCCATCCGCCAGGGAACCGCCACGCTCGTGGCTCACGATGAGGTCATGGCCGGAGTCCGTCGCAAACTTGCCGCCCAGAGCGTAGCAAAACAAGCATGA
- a CDS encoding type II toxin-antitoxin system RelE/ParE family toxin has product MRILWHDAAVFELEEAALYYGGIDDELGQRFTTAAEIVIAEINARPELKRKFDGEARKARLKRFPYAIVYWIDGSDLRIIAVMHLHREPGYWHKRVE; this is encoded by the coding sequence ATGAGGATTCTCTGGCACGACGCCGCCGTCTTCGAACTGGAAGAAGCCGCGCTTTATTATGGCGGCATCGATGACGAACTGGGCCAAAGATTTACAACCGCCGCCGAGATCGTTATTGCCGAGATCAACGCACGCCCTGAATTGAAGCGAAAATTCGACGGCGAGGCACGCAAGGCCCGTTTGAAGCGATTCCCGTATGCCATTGTTTATTGGATTGATGGCAGTGATCTCCGCATCATTGCCGTGATGCACCTGCACCGCGAACCAGGCTACTGGCATAAGCGGGTGGAGTAA
- a CDS encoding DEAD/DEAH box helicase encodes MEITEKWLGDIGGWAVMKSARSLVDAGLAAVTSSADGIIRGTAGSGKMKFTTGLRIRTSSDVENLCTCPHARRSGMMCEHALAVALAHVRQQSGGSRPAAGARSPAPAPSASGPRGAASPGPAPAPAKPPSPTLAPLHIPGRYSIYLPDTLLQGQLREPVGVFIRFEPGGSDSETSLLAAWLVSQGVKQPQTLPISLRGDSVHTFLQTLAEHPRVFIGRPNGKERPLHVAPEHVRLPMVVEMADSQNVRLRLEGGQQCHVLGPWWLCLETASLFRHLADTPALTTLAGDLNRGSVTRPLRWLAEQGESLGECFQLELRGPGLEKFHVAPVPCEFEIQLDGSLQVVDAKLFARYNSQRWPVRLGEPPASLFPIQDESNAFVFYAQNVDEEIRLLRRMESLGFKPEGTLWRLQGSENVLRFYASELTLLRSVATVTEGDRWRSATRGIQRIAPRTRFVPPPGQAEGAGGRSGGGDWLSMELAYESADGFRLPRTEVLRLVRSGQRSVQGANGKRYILDIAAVDDLEESLRDVPLELTPNGARVHGAHASYFGHADVDQSNDIKVTSDEVSTEIGPLATMLRPYQMEGVCWMTSRVLRGRGGILADEMGLGKTVQSIAVALFYKQRKGPQGGPVLVVCPKSLLSNWQSEFERFAPSLKVLLVQGSGREKALQSIPQFDVVLTSYQLIVRDVKHYQSLQLGLVLLDEASFIKNPDTDAAKTLRSLRSTGRIALTGTPLENGVRDLWSIFQFTLPGYLGNQSSFKERFETPIQSGLDLPAGRAAALRLQKLTQPFFLRRTKRQVLKDLPEKIEQILWCTPSTVQSEFYRKILEEGREEIKAARRRSGQGGAKMTMFTVLLRLRQVCCDLRLTGVQPDVIKGLDQDDLSGKWPALLGQIQSVLESGGKLLVFSQFVQFLRLMRDHLQAEKLDHAYLDGSSQDRPAQVARFQKDPACRIFLISLKAGGYGLNLTAADNVILADPWWNPAVESQAIDRAHRIGQQKVVNAYRLAIRGTVEERILKLQAQKRGLVEAALNDQTPMMEGLTEQDLEELIGQ; translated from the coding sequence ATGGAAATCACAGAGAAATGGCTTGGAGACATCGGCGGCTGGGCGGTCATGAAGTCCGCCCGCTCTCTCGTGGACGCAGGGCTGGCCGCCGTCACCAGCAGCGCCGACGGCATCATCCGCGGCACCGCAGGCTCCGGAAAGATGAAATTCACCACCGGCCTCCGCATCCGCACCTCCTCCGATGTGGAAAACCTCTGCACCTGCCCCCATGCCCGCCGCAGCGGCATGATGTGCGAGCACGCCCTTGCCGTCGCCCTGGCCCACGTCCGCCAGCAATCAGGTGGCAGCAGGCCCGCCGCCGGCGCACGTTCCCCAGCCCCGGCTCCTTCCGCCTCCGGACCGCGCGGCGCTGCCAGCCCCGGCCCGGCCCCCGCTCCAGCCAAGCCCCCGAGCCCCACCCTCGCCCCCCTCCACATCCCCGGCCGCTACTCCATCTACCTCCCGGACACTCTCCTTCAGGGCCAGCTCCGCGAGCCCGTCGGCGTTTTCATCCGGTTCGAGCCCGGCGGCAGCGACTCCGAGACCTCCCTCCTCGCCGCCTGGCTCGTCTCTCAGGGCGTCAAGCAGCCGCAGACCCTCCCCATCTCCCTGCGCGGGGACAGCGTGCACACCTTCCTGCAGACCCTCGCCGAGCACCCCCGGGTCTTCATCGGCCGGCCCAATGGCAAGGAGCGCCCCCTCCACGTCGCCCCGGAGCACGTCCGCCTGCCGATGGTCGTCGAGATGGCCGACTCCCAAAACGTCCGCCTCCGATTGGAGGGCGGCCAGCAGTGCCATGTCCTCGGCCCTTGGTGGCTCTGCTTGGAGACCGCCTCCCTCTTCCGCCATCTGGCAGACACCCCAGCCCTCACCACTCTGGCCGGGGATCTTAACCGTGGTTCCGTTACCCGTCCGTTACGCTGGTTGGCTGAGCAGGGCGAGTCCCTCGGCGAATGCTTCCAGCTCGAGCTGCGCGGCCCAGGACTGGAGAAATTCCACGTCGCGCCCGTCCCTTGCGAGTTCGAAATCCAGCTCGACGGATCGTTACAAGTGGTCGATGCGAAACTATTTGCTCGTTACAATTCTCAACGATGGCCCGTGCGCCTTGGTGAGCCGCCTGCATCGCTGTTTCCCATTCAGGACGAATCCAATGCTTTTGTCTTTTACGCTCAAAACGTGGATGAGGAAATCCGCCTTCTCCGCCGCATGGAGAGCCTCGGCTTCAAGCCCGAGGGCACCCTCTGGCGTCTCCAGGGTAGCGAAAACGTCCTCCGCTTTTACGCTTCCGAACTGACACTGTTGCGTAGCGTTGCCACCGTTACAGAAGGTGACCGCTGGCGCTCCGCCACACGCGGCATCCAGCGCATCGCACCCCGCACCCGCTTCGTCCCACCTCCCGGTCAGGCCGAGGGCGCAGGTGGCCGCTCTGGCGGTGGCGACTGGCTCAGCATGGAGCTCGCCTACGAATCCGCCGACGGCTTCCGCCTCCCCCGCACCGAGGTCCTCCGCCTCGTCCGTTCCGGCCAGCGCTCCGTCCAGGGAGCCAATGGCAAGCGTTACATTCTCGACATCGCCGCCGTCGATGATTTGGAGGAATCCCTCCGCGATGTCCCCCTCGAGCTCACCCCCAATGGTGCCCGCGTCCACGGTGCCCACGCCTCCTATTTCGGTCATGCGGATGTGGATCAAAGTAACGATATAAAAGTTACCAGTGATGAGGTCAGCACCGAGATCGGCCCCCTCGCCACCATGCTCCGACCCTACCAGATGGAAGGCGTTTGCTGGATGACCTCCCGCGTCCTACGCGGTCGCGGCGGCATTTTGGCCGACGAAATGGGTCTCGGCAAAACCGTGCAGAGCATCGCCGTCGCCCTCTTTTACAAACAGCGCAAAGGCCCCCAGGGCGGCCCCGTCCTCGTCGTCTGCCCCAAATCCCTGCTCAGCAACTGGCAGTCTGAGTTCGAGCGCTTTGCCCCCTCCCTCAAAGTCCTCCTCGTCCAGGGCTCCGGCCGCGAAAAGGCGCTCCAATCCATCCCCCAATTCGATGTCGTCCTGACCTCCTATCAGCTCATCGTCAGAGACGTGAAGCACTACCAGTCCCTCCAGCTCGGTCTGGTGCTCCTGGATGAAGCCAGCTTCATCAAAAATCCCGACACCGACGCCGCCAAGACCCTCCGCAGCCTCAGATCCACCGGCCGCATCGCCCTCACCGGCACCCCTTTGGAAAACGGCGTGCGCGATCTCTGGTCCATCTTCCAGTTCACCCTGCCCGGCTACCTCGGAAACCAGAGCTCCTTCAAAGAGCGTTTCGAGACCCCCATCCAGTCCGGCCTCGACCTCCCCGCCGGGCGCGCCGCCGCCCTGCGCCTGCAGAAGCTCACACAGCCCTTCTTCCTCCGCCGCACCAAGCGCCAGGTCCTCAAAGACCTCCCCGAAAAGATCGAGCAGATCCTCTGGTGTACCCCCAGCACCGTCCAGAGCGAGTTCTACCGCAAGATCCTCGAAGAAGGTCGGGAGGAGATCAAGGCCGCCCGCCGCCGCTCCGGCCAGGGCGGGGCCAAGATGACCATGTTCACCGTCCTCCTCCGTCTCCGCCAGGTCTGCTGCGACCTCCGCCTCACCGGCGTCCAGCCAGACGTCATCAAAGGCCTCGACCAGGACGACCTCTCTGGCAAATGGCCCGCCCTCCTCGGCCAGATCCAGTCCGTGCTCGAGTCAGGCGGCAAGCTCCTCGTCTTCAGCCAGTTCGTCCAGTTCCTCCGCCTCATGCGAGATCACCTCCAGGCGGAAAAGCTCGACCACGCCTACCTCGACGGCAGCAGCCAGGACCGCCCCGCCCAGGTCGCCCGCTTCCAGAAAGACCCCGCCTGCCGCATCTTCCTCATCAGCCTCAAGGCCGGCGGCTACGGCCTCAACCTCACCGCCGCCGACAACGTCATCCTCGCCGACCCCTGGTGGAACCCCGCCGTCGAATCCCAGGCCATCGACCGCGCCCACCGCATCGGCCAGCAGAAAGTCGTCAATGCCTACCGCCTCGCCATTCGCGGCACCGTCGAAGAACGCATCCTCAAACTCCAGGCCCAAAAACGCGGCCTCGTCGAAGCCGCCCTCAACGACCAAACCCCCATGATGGAAGGGCTTACCGAGCAGGATCTGGAGGAACTGATTGGGCAGTAG
- a CDS encoding ParA family protein has protein sequence MRIVAISNQKGGVGKTTTALNLAACLSQLGVRVLLVDLDPQANATSGLGLAQEEGGSIYSALVEGADPRQAIRSTRLPNLSIIRSHQELAGCEIELAQSGNHLGRLKDVLTPLRESGHFDYAILDTPPSLGVLMTGALAAADELLVPIQCEYFGLEGLSKIVSVVQQIRDCGANPNLVLEGIVMTMYDSRANLANQVVNDVRNYFAEICYQTVIPRTVRLGEAPSFGKSIIEYEYSGRGAQAYRALAEEFLARRSGAAQAAAAEESPAPAEAAAA, from the coding sequence ATGAGGATTGTCGCCATTTCCAACCAGAAGGGGGGCGTCGGTAAAACGACGACCGCATTGAACCTTGCCGCATGCCTTTCCCAGCTGGGAGTGAGGGTGCTGCTGGTGGACCTAGACCCGCAGGCCAACGCCACGAGCGGACTGGGTCTGGCACAGGAAGAAGGCGGCAGCATTTATTCCGCACTGGTGGAGGGGGCCGACCCACGCCAGGCGATCCGCAGCACGAGGCTGCCAAATCTTTCGATCATCCGCTCCCACCAGGAGCTGGCGGGGTGCGAGATCGAGCTGGCGCAGTCTGGGAACCACCTGGGCCGGCTGAAGGATGTACTGACGCCCCTGCGGGAGTCCGGCCACTTTGACTACGCGATCCTGGACACGCCGCCCTCCCTGGGGGTGCTCATGACCGGCGCACTGGCGGCGGCTGACGAGTTGCTGGTGCCGATCCAGTGCGAGTACTTTGGCTTGGAAGGTCTGTCGAAAATCGTGAGCGTGGTGCAGCAGATCCGCGACTGCGGGGCAAACCCGAACCTGGTGCTGGAGGGGATCGTGATGACGATGTACGACAGCCGTGCCAATCTGGCCAACCAGGTGGTGAACGATGTGCGCAACTACTTTGCGGAGATCTGCTACCAGACGGTGATCCCACGCACGGTGCGCCTGGGCGAGGCGCCGAGCTTTGGCAAGAGCATCATCGAGTATGAGTACTCCGGCCGTGGAGCGCAGGCCTACCGCGCGCTGGCGGAGGAATTCCTAGCACGCCGCTCCGGTGCGGCGCAGGCTGCGGCAGCGGAGGAATCCCCTGCCCCGGCTGAAGCGGCCGCCGCCTGA